AGCCCTTAAGTACTTTCCAGCATTCATTATAGCTATCTCTTAATCTGGAGTTAAAAAACCAACCAGCCAGCTTCATAGGCTTCAAAAAGGCTATTATTCGCATCAATTTTCCTTATAGCCCCTTTAAATTGCCGGCTTGCTGCTAGTGATCGCCAGGCGGCCTGTATCAAGGCGGGTTGCTTACTGGTCATATCTTCACCATTGCAGTAAATCACGGCACCCAAGGCTAATAGCCTGGTTTGTGGGTGTGGTTTTAGAGCTTGCTTGGCAAGCTGGCGCTTCAATTCCTCTGGTGAAAGATGGTTTGCCATGCCATCAAAATAGGCTTGGGGTTTTGGTTCGCTCAGGTAAGCGGTGATGCCAGGAAGAAATGTTTCTACGCGATCCAGTTTTAAGCTTTTTAACTTTTGCGCCACTTGATGAATGATTTCTGTTGGCAACTGTTCTGCATGATGGGTTGCTCTTTGCTGTGGATCGGCAAAGCGCTTTTCTAGCTCCGGAATATCTTCCAGCGATTCAGCTAAGCGCCATAAGCCTTCTTGCAATAGCTCTTTATAACTTTGCGCCCTAAAGCCAACGGACCAAGTTTGGCAGCCGGCGTCTAGAGCAATGCCGTCATGAGCAATATGGGGTGGCAAATAAAGCATGTCGCCAGGTTCTAGATCCCACTCCTGCTGAACTTTAAAGTCCTGCAAGATCTTTAGGGGGAGGTCGGGATTCAAGCTCAAATCTTTTTGCTCAGAAATACGCCAACGCCGCCGCCCTGACATCTGAATCAAAAAGACGTCATACGAATCAAAGTGCGGGCCAACGCCGCCGCCTGGACCGGCAATGCTAATCATTAAATCATCTAAGCGTGCATCTGGAATAAAGCGAAACCAAGAAAGTACTTTTGCGGCAGCGGGATGTCTTGCCTCCATGCCTTGAAGAAGAAGGGTCCAGTCAGGCGCGTCCAGTGAGGGGATGAACTTTTTCTTTAGTGGACCATTTGAAAAAGTCCAAGGCTTAGCCTGAATTAATCTAGACTCAACTGAATCATCACCCGCTATTTTGAATAACTCGTCAGGGGAGATTGCGCTACCCAAGGGCTCCCCCATTTTTTTTGCAAGCTCAAAGGCGGGGATGGCGCCACGCACTAACAGGGGCTTCTTGTGCCAATAGGATTTCATGAATTGCTGAGGGCTAATGCCACCCAGAAGGGCCCATGGGCGATCTAAGGGAAGGTTTTGAGGTGCCTGTGGTGGATCGTAGGGCTTGCTCAAGTAAAATGCAGTCATATAGGTAAGAAGCTGTTTAAAACACAATGTTGAATGAATTACGCATGAAGATCGAAAAAAATACCGTTGTATCCCTGCGCTACAAATTAACTGATGCGCAGAACAATATTATCGAGGAACCAGATTCTCCGATGGTATACCTGCATGGCGGATATGAGGGTACTTTTCCAAAGATTGAAACCTTATTGGATGGTCAAGATGTGGGCTATGAAGCCAGCATTCAGCTTGAGCCCAGCGAGGCGTTTGGTGAGTACGATCCTGAGCTATTGAAGATTGAGCCACGTGCACGCTTTCCGGAGCCTTTAGAAGTTGGTATGCAGTTTGAGGGCGTTCCTGATGCCGAGGAAGAGGGTGAATCTGTTGATGTAGATGATGAGCCTTTAATCTACACCGTTACCGATGTGGCTGACAGCCAAGTGGTCTTGGATGGCAATCATCCGCTTGCTGGTATGGCTTTGCGATTCTGGGTTCAGGTAGAGGATATTCGTGCCGCTACGGATGAAGAGATTGAGAATCGTCATCCCGAGGGTAGCGAAGGATTTGCATTTGGAATGCCAGATGATTCCGATGAGGGTGATGACGAGTTTACAGACAAGGTCGTCAATCCTGGTGGTTCATCGCCAACCCTACATTAACTTACTCTTTAAGCCATTCTTTTAAAGCACCAAGGTCGCGTTTGGTATCACTTGATTCGCTTGCATCGGAAGAGGGTGTATTACTTAACTTTGCTAGCGCCTTCTCAAGGGCTGCTATCTTAGCTTCTTGCTCTAGTGTGGCATCAATTAAACCTTTTAAGGCCATAGACACCGGATCATCTACATTCGGTGTCACGCCATAAGCAGAGAAGTATTCTTTAACCTTGCTATCGGGCGCGCTTGCCTGTGGCAGGTCCGGATGCAAGATCCGTGCAGGAATACCTACTGCAGTTGCTCCTGCAGGGATTTCTTTAAGTACTACAGCATTTGATCCAACGCGAGCGCCATCACCTACAGTGAAGCCGCCGAGAACTTTAGCTCCCGCACTAATCACTACGCCTTTGCCTAAAGTGGGATGACGCTTTACACCTTTGTACAAAGAAGTTCCACCTAGGGTAACGCCTTGATAGATCGTGCAATCATCGCCAATCTCTGTGGTCTCGCCAATGACAATGCCTAAGCCATGATCAAGGAATACCCGGCGACCAATCTTTGCACCAGGATGAATTTCAATGCCGGTAACAAAGCGAGCCAGCATCGACAGAAGGCGCGCAATCCACTTCAAACCCAAGTTCCAGAGACCATGAGAGACGCGGTGGATCCAAACAGCATGTAAACCTGGGTAGCAGGTAATGACCTCTAAGCGGTTTCTGGCAGCAGGGTCACGAACAATGATGGAGTCGACTTGGTCGAAAAGCGAATTAAACATAGGTCGATTTTAACGGGTAAAGGCCGAATTTATTTTCTGACGAGCATCTGTTTGGCAATGCCACGTAGAAGGTCGATTTCTTCTTTCTGCAGGCGAGTCCTGGCAAATAGCGCCTGTAAGCGCGGCATGAGTTTCTTGGGATTAGCAGGATCAAGATAGCCTATGGCCTCAAGGCCCTCACGCCAGTGCTCTAGCATGGCTGCTACGGCTGCGGGATCTGCATAGTTCGCCTGTTCTAGGTTCGAGTTCAGGCAGTCATCAGCACCCAAGTCCTTGCTGAAGGTCTCTCTGAGGGTAAAGGCGCAAACCATCATGGCTTGGGCGAGGTTCAGAGATGGATAGAGGGGGTTTGCATCCAGCCAAACCCGATGGGTGCACAGTGAGAGGTGGCGGTTATCTAGACCGGTTCGCTCTGGACCAAATAGCAGGGCGACGTGCTGCTTGCTAGCAATAGCAGCCTGAATCAAAGGTCGAGCATCTTGCCAGTTGATTGCTGGTGGCCCGAATTCACGATCGCGACTAGTTAAGCCCAATACGAGAGAGCAGTCTTGAACGGCTGACTCTAGCGATGAGCTCTCTTGA
The window above is part of the beta proteobacterium CB genome. Proteins encoded here:
- a CDS encoding Cupin 4 family protein, whose translation is MTAFYLSKPYDPPQAPQNLPLDRPWALLGGISPQQFMKSYWHKKPLLVRGAIPAFELAKKMGEPLGSAISPDELFKIAGDDSVESRLIQAKPWTFSNGPLKKKFIPSLDAPDWTLLLQGMEARHPAAAKVLSWFRFIPDARLDDLMISIAGPGGGVGPHFDSYDVFLIQMSGRRRWRISEQKDLSLNPDLPLKILQDFKVQQEWDLEPGDMLYLPPHIAHDGIALDAGCQTWSVGFRAQSYKELLQEGLWRLAESLEDIPELEKRFADPQQRATHHAEQLPTEIIHQVAQKLKSLKLDRVETFLPGITAYLSEPKPQAYFDGMANHLSPEELKRQLAKQALKPHPQTRLLALGAVIYCNGEDMTSKQPALIQAAWRSLAASRQFKGAIRKIDANNSLFEAYEAGWLVF
- a CDS encoding Putative FkbP-type peptidyl-prolyl cis-trans isomerase, whose protein sequence is MLNELRMKIEKNTVVSLRYKLTDAQNNIIEEPDSPMVYLHGGYEGTFPKIETLLDGQDVGYEASIQLEPSEAFGEYDPELLKIEPRARFPEPLEVGMQFEGVPDAEEEGESVDVDDEPLIYTVTDVADSQVVLDGNHPLAGMALRFWVQVEDIRAATDEEIENRHPEGSEGFAFGMPDDSDEGDDEFTDKVVNPGGSSPTLH
- a CDS encoding Serine O-acetyltransferase, whose protein sequence is MFNSLFDQVDSIIVRDPAARNRLEVITCYPGLHAVWIHRVSHGLWNLGLKWIARLLSMLARFVTGIEIHPGAKIGRRVFLDHGLGIVIGETTEIGDDCTIYQGVTLGGTSLYKGVKRHPTLGKGVVISAGAKVLGGFTVGDGARVGSNAVVLKEIPAGATAVGIPARILHPDLPQASAPDSKVKEYFSAYGVTPNVDDPVSMALKGLIDATLEQEAKIAALEKALAKLSNTPSSDASESSDTKRDLGALKEWLKE
- a CDS encoding tRNA/rRNA methyltransferase (SpoU); protein product: MNTAQAQLLRWVLVETSHPGNVGSAARALKTMGFSDLRLISPKTPGLAQAPEAIALASGAVDVLESSQESSSLESAVQDCSLVLGLTSRDREFGPPAINWQDARPLIQAAIASKQHVALLFGPERTGLDNRHLSLCTHRVWLDANPLYPSLNLAQAMMVCAFTLRETFSKDLGADDCLNSNLEQANYADPAAVAAMLEHWREGLEAIGYLDPANPKKLMPRLQALFARTRLQKEEIDLLRGIAKQMLVRK